A DNA window from Zingiber officinale cultivar Zhangliang chromosome 3A, Zo_v1.1, whole genome shotgun sequence contains the following coding sequences:
- the LOC122052325 gene encoding putative ankyrin repeat protein RF_0381, which translates to MENPGATSNSKKKRGFRKDEGLPLPDLHTAARTGDRLTVVSICNTNPLAVNSRDRLSRTPLHLAAWSGQTEVVKFLCNNKADVGAAAMDDTAAIHFAAQKGHLETIQVLLSSGVSVKAANRKGFTALHYAVQGSHAELIKYLIRKGASLTAKTKGGQTPADLASTEEIRALLEDGKQSPSVQEKSTRTKLDADSMTEDCAEEKDRGSMPKELVLVDEGACVNEKRNDKEVDDVGSLKTKKAKVSLDHLVAESDEQDGEE; encoded by the exons ATGGAAAACCCTGGAGCGACCTCGAACTCGAAGAAGAAGAGGGGATTCCGAAAAGACGAAGGTTTACCATTACCTGATCTCCACACCGCCGCCAGGACTGGGGATCGCCTCACCGTCGTGTCCATCTGTAACACCAATCCACTCGCCGTTAACTCTAGGGATCGCCTTTCCCGGACCCC ATTGCATCTAGCTGCATGGTCTGGGCAGACAGAGGTCGTAAAATTTCTCTGCAATAACAAAGCTGATGTTGGCGCTGCTGCTATGGATGATACAGCTGCAATTCATTTTGCTGCTCAGAAAGGTCACCTGGAGACGATCCAGGTCCTATTATCTTCTGGAGTCTCCGTCAAGGCTGCAAACAGAAAAGGATTCACGGCTTTGCACTATGCTGTCCAAGGATCTCATGCAGAACTCATCAAATATCTAATCAGGAAAGGTGCAAGCCTTACTGCCAAGACAAAAGGTGGGCAAACACCTGCTGACCTTGCAAGCACAGAGGAAATCCGTGCTCTTCTTGAAGATGGTAAGCAGTCACCATCCGTACAAGAAAAATCTACCAGAACCAAATTGGATGCGGATTCGATGACAGAGGACTGTGCCGAAGAGAAGGATCGAGGCTCCATGCCAAAAGAATTGGTGCTAGTTGATGAGGGCGCATGCGTCAACGAAAAGAGGAATGACAAAGAAGTTGATGACGTTGGCTCTTTGAAAACCAAGAAGGCTAAGGTTTCTCTCGATCATCTTGTAGCTGAAAGCGATGAGCAAGATGGGGAAGAATAA